The Vespula pensylvanica isolate Volc-1 chromosome 5, ASM1446617v1, whole genome shotgun sequence genome includes a window with the following:
- the LOC122629259 gene encoding transient receptor potential-gamma protein isoform X5 encodes MATNTSRAQLSGAGGGFLRGAGQQHVNFDPEAPPLPPLDTTQQTTSLLERPDADKKVKRHSIHGMMEEENVVRPHQEMTSLSMQEKKYLLAVERGDVASVRRMLQSAQESDLNINCVDPLGRSALLMAIDNENLEMVEWLIEHKVDTKDALLHAISEEFVEAVEVLLDHEELYHKDGDPHSWEALPPDTATFTPDITPLILSAHRDNYEIIKILLDRGSTLPMPHDVRCGCDECVTSRMEDSLRHSRSRINAYRALASPSLIALSSKDPILTAFELSWELRRLSFLEHEFKCEYQELRRQCQDFATALLDHTRSSYELEVLLNHDPKGPAFEHGERMHLNRLKLAIKLRQKKFVAHPNVQQLLASIWYEGLPGFRRKNMLLQAMEIVRIGLLFPLFSVAYIIAPHSTVGQTMRKPFIKFICHSASYFTFLFMLILASQRIESVIGNWMGHSVVEHDPVPTKRGAAPTIVEWFILAWVSGLIWSEVKQLWDVGLKEYVNDMWNVIDFVTNSLYVATVALRVVAYYRVQKENEGQQPGFQVELQREQWDTWDPMLISEGLFSAANIFSSLKLVYIFSVNPHLGPLQVSLSRMVMDIMKFFFLYVLVLFAFSCGLNQLLWYYADMEKKRCPTAMPYPMNVNITTDSNACIVWRRFANLFETTQTLFWAVFGLVDLESFELDGIKVFTRFWGMLMFGTYSVINIVVLLNLLIAMMNHSYQLISERADVEWKFARSKLWISYFEEGGTVPPPFNIIPTPKSAWYVGLWIYRKLCGHSRAAKKEHMRTIRVKICTIYHIDVGSLQRESSGRIIERKAKQASQRDFRYQSIMRNLVRRYVTVEQRKAENEGVTEDDVNEIKQDISAFRCEIIEILKNSGMNTSTASGSGTDGSLKELSIGAGGKKNRQKERRLMKGFNIAPQPGSSSTLLEPVAELIASWKEVQHENSHHEIFGSTRSEIFGLGTMPKKSLHHSNACRQTRGARSSSKKKRWDTLIEAAKAHKVSKKFISRSRSEDSVYSPASEDGGTRSEGSTDSKSSLEIHGSHDVQSHHPHHSHHSHHTESHHSFGRLGLVSALTKKRKKFSASRASTPAMTSTNSNPMESTTQPIASILLSKVSKKQLQRASSVPTRGPELGSQTIPTRRHEVTQSQQPSLDTAEIVSVTEQQRVVSAVPLTPSTTEESVIASGAISMTVKTNGSATQLQRLPGIEPISGHDVSAGWL; translated from the exons AGGCACAGTATCCATGGAATGATGGAAGAGGAAAACGTGGTGAGACCTCACCAGGAAATGACGAGCCTTTCTatgcaagagaaaaaatatttgcttgCAGTCGAGCGAGGCGATGTGGCATCGGTAAGAAG AATGCTTCAAAGCGCACAAGAGAGCGACTTGAACATCAATTGCGTGGATCCTTTAGGAAGATCAGCACTCTTGATGGCAATCGACAATGAGAATCTCGAAATGGTGGAATGGTTGATCGAGCACAAAGTCGACACGAAGGATGCCTTACTTCATGCGATTTCGGAGGAATTTGTCGAGGCTGTCGAAGTTCTTCTCGATCATGAAGAACTTTATCATAAGGATGGTGATCCTCAC AGCTGGGAAGCTCTACCGCCGGATACCGCAACGTTCACGCCGGATATCACGCCGTTGATCCTCTCGGCTCATAGGGACAACTACGAGATCATCAAAATCCTCCTGGATCGTGGCTCGACCCTACCAATGCCGCATGACGTTCGTTGTGG ATGCGACGAATGTGTGACGTCCAGGATGGAGGATTCCCTGAGGCATTCGAGAAGCCGAATAAACGCTTACCGTGCCCTGGCATCGCCCTCTCTGATAGCTCTGTCCTCGAAGGATCCCATTCTGACGGCCTTTGAACTCTCTTGGGAACTTCGTCGACTTTCCTTTCTCGAGCACGAGTTCAAGTGCGAGTATCAG GAGCTCAGGAGGCAATGTCAGGACTTCGCGACGGCTTTGCTCGACCATACAAGAAGTTCCTACGAGCTCGAGGTCCTACTCAATCATGATCCAAAAGGACCTGCGTTCGAGCACGGCGAGAGAATGCATTTGAATCGTTTGAAATTAGCGATAAAGCTTAGACAAAAGAag TTCGTGGCGCATCCAAACGTGCAGCAACTACTAGCATCGATTTGGTACGAGGGTCTTCCCGGTTTCCGTAGAAAGAACATGCTTCTTCAAGCTATGGAAATCGTCAGGATCGGCTTACTCTTCCCACTATTCAGCGTGGCATACATCATAGCGCCTCACAGCACCGTCGGTCAAACTATGAGGAAACCATTCATCAAGTTCATCTGTCACTCGGCATCATACTTCACTtttctat TTATGTTAATTCTAGCAAGTCAGAGGATAGAAAGCGTAATCGGTAATTGGATGGGGCACAGCGTTGTTGAGCACGATCCTGTACCAACCAAAAGGGGTGCTGCACCAACCATCGTCGAGTg GTTCATACTGGCTTGGGTCTCCGGTTTGATATGGTCAGAGGTGAAACAACTTTGGGATGTGGGTTTGAAGGAATACGTGAACGATATGTGGAACGTGATCGATTTTGTGACGAACTCTTTGTACGTCGCTACGGTAGCTCTCAGAGTCGTCGCGTATTATAgggtacaaaaagaaaacgaagggcAGCAGCCAGGTTTTCAGGTGGAATTGCAACGTGAGCAATGGGACACTTGGGACCCTATGCTTATATCGGAAGGCTTGTTCTCAGCCGCCAACATATTTAG TTCTTTAAAACTCGTCTATATATTCTCCGTGAATCCTCATCTCGGCCCTCTTCAGGTTTCTTTATCAAGGATGGTTATGGATATCatgaaattcttctttctttacgtcCTAGTattgtttgctttttcttgCG GTTTGAATCAACTTTTATGGTATTATGCtgatatggaaaaaaagaggtgCCCAACAGCGATGCCGTATCCAATGAACGTCAACATTACGACGGATTCAAATGCTTGCATCGTTTGGCGACGATTCGCCAA TTTATTCGAGACCACTCAAACGCTTTTCTGGGCTGTCTTCGGATTGGTAGATCTCGAAAGTTTCGAACTGGATGGTATTAAAGTGTTTACGAGATTTTGGGGTATGTTAATGTTCGGCACCTACTCGGTAATCAATATCGTCGTCCTTCTCAATCTTCTAATCGCCATGATGAATCATTCCTATCAGTTAATTTCC GAACGGGCTGACGTCGAATGGAAGTTCGCCAGAAGCAAACTTTGGATCAGCTATTTTGAGGAAGGTGGGACCGTTCCACCACCGTTCAATATCATTCCTACACCAAAGAGCGCTTGGTACGTCGGGTTGTGGATTTATCGGAAACTCTGTGGTCATAGTAGAGCCGCCAAAAAGGAACACATGCGAACGATCAGGGTAAAAATTTGTACTATATACCATATCGACGTAGGATCTCTTCAAAGGGAGTCGTCGGGTCGCATTATCGAG AGAAAAGCGAAGCAAGCCTCGCAGCGTGATTTTCGTTACCAGAGTATAATGAGAAATTTGGTTAGACGATACGTCACCGTTGAACAACGAAAGGCCGAGAACGAAGGTGTCACCGAGGATGACGTCAACGAGATAAAACAGGACATTAGCGCGTTTCGTTGTGAAATCATCGAGATCCTTAAAAATTCTGGAATGAACACGTCGACGGCGAGTGGTTCCGGAACTG ACGGTAGCCTTAAAGAGCTGTCCATAGGTGCGGGAGGTAAGAAGAACCGGCAGAAGGAGCGGCGCTTGATGAAGGGATTTAATATAGCCCCTCAACCTGGTAGTAGCTCTACTCTGTTAGAACCGGTCGCGGAACTAATTGCCTCTTGGAAGGAGGTACAACACGAGAACTCTCATCATGAGATCTTTGGTTCGACGCGAAGCGAGATATTTGGTTTGGGGACGATGCCGAAGAAGAGTTTACATCATAGCAACGCTTGTAGGCAAACTCGCGGAGCTAGAAGTagctcgaagaagaaacgttggGACACTCTGATCGAAGCTGCTAAGGCCCACAAAGTCTCGAAGAAATTTATCA GTAGATCTCGGTCCGAGGATTCCGTTTATTCACCGGCATCCGAAGATGGTGGCACGAGATCGGAAGGTTCAACCGATTCAAAATCTTCTTTGGAAATTCACGGTAGTCACGATGTTCAGAGTCACCATCCTCATCACAGTCATCATTCCCATCATACGGAAAGTCATCACTCTTTTGGCCGTCTCGGTCTAGTATCTGCTTTgacgaaaaaacgaaaaaagttcTCGGCCTCGAGAGCTTCGACCCCAGCGATGACGAGCACCAATTCAAATCCAATGGAAAGTACGACGCAGCCTATAGCTTCGATTCTTTTATCTAAAGTCTCGAAGAAACAGTTGCAACGTGCTAGCAGCGTACCTACCAGAGGTCCGGAACTTGGCTCGCAAACGATACCCACGCGTCGACACGAAGTCACACAGAGTCAACAGCCGAGTTTGGATACCGCCGAGATCGTCAGTGTTACCGAGCAACAAA GAGTCGTTAGTGCTGTTCCATTGACACCATCGACCACGGAGGAGAGCGTTATTGCTAGCGGAGCGATTTCAATGACGGTAAAGACAAATGGTTCGGCAACACAACTTCAACGACTTCCTGGCATCGAGCCGATCTCTGGACACGATGTATCAGCTGGTTGGCTCTGA
- the LOC122629259 gene encoding transient receptor potential-gamma protein isoform X4 — translation MTGTYRRSVSTESACEDEEHIARGGRTPGENDFDEEGGDGTGTGTTFHLRMATNTSRAQLSGAGGGFLRGAGQQHVNFDPEAPPLPPLDTTQQTTSLLERPDADKKVKRHSIHGMMEEENVVRPHQEMTSLSMQEKKYLLAVERGDVASVRRMLQSAQESDLNINCVDPLGRSALLMAIDNENLEMVEWLIEHKVDTKDALLHAISEEFVEAVEVLLDHEELYHKDGDPHSWEALPPDTATFTPDITPLILSAHRDNYEIIKILLDRGSTLPMPHDVRCGCDECVTSRMEDSLRHSRSRINAYRALASPSLIALSSKDPILTAFELSWELRRLSFLEHEFKCEYQELRRQCQDFATALLDHTRSSYELEVLLNHDPKGPAFEHGERMHLNRLKLAIKLRQKKFVAHPNVQQLLASIWYEGLPGFRRKNMLLQAMEIVRIGLLFPLFSVAYIIAPHSTVGQTMRKPFIKFICHSASYFTFLFMLILASQRIESVIGNWMGHSVVEHDPVPTKRGAAPTIVEWFILAWVSGLIWSEVKQLWDVGLKEYVNDMWNVIDFVTNSLYVATVALRVVAYYRVQKENEGQQPGFQVELQREQWDTWDPMLISEGLFSAANIFSSLKLVYIFSVNPHLGPLQVSLSRMVMDIMKFFFLYVLVLFAFSCGLNQLLWYYADMEKKRCPTAMPYPMNVNITTDSNACIVWRRFANLFETTQTLFWAVFGLVDLESFELDGIKVFTRFWGMLMFGTYSVINIVVLLNLLIAMMNHSYQLISERADVEWKFARSKLWISYFEEGGTVPPPFNIIPTPKSAWYVGLWIYRKLCGHSRAAKKEHMRTIRRKAKQASQRDFRYQSIMRNLVRRYVTVEQRKAENEGVTEDDVNEIKQDISAFRCEIIEILKNSGMNTSTASGSGTGAGGKKNRQKERRLMKGFNIAPQPGSSSTLLEPVAELIASWKEVQHENSHHEIFGSTRSEIFGLGTMPKKSLHHSNACRQTRGARSSSKKKRWDTLIEAAKAHKVSKKFISRSRSEDSVYSPASEDGGTRSEGSTDSKSSLEIHGSHDVQSHHPHHSHHSHHTESHHSFGRLGLVSALTKKRKKFSASRASTPAMTSTNSNPMESTTQPIASILLSKVSKKQLQRASSVPTRGPELGSQTIPTRRHEVTQSQQPSLDTAEIVSVTEQQRVVSAVPLTPSTTEESVIASGAISMTVKTNGSATQLQRLPGIEPISGHDVSAGWL, via the exons AGGCACAGTATCCATGGAATGATGGAAGAGGAAAACGTGGTGAGACCTCACCAGGAAATGACGAGCCTTTCTatgcaagagaaaaaatatttgcttgCAGTCGAGCGAGGCGATGTGGCATCGGTAAGAAG AATGCTTCAAAGCGCACAAGAGAGCGACTTGAACATCAATTGCGTGGATCCTTTAGGAAGATCAGCACTCTTGATGGCAATCGACAATGAGAATCTCGAAATGGTGGAATGGTTGATCGAGCACAAAGTCGACACGAAGGATGCCTTACTTCATGCGATTTCGGAGGAATTTGTCGAGGCTGTCGAAGTTCTTCTCGATCATGAAGAACTTTATCATAAGGATGGTGATCCTCAC AGCTGGGAAGCTCTACCGCCGGATACCGCAACGTTCACGCCGGATATCACGCCGTTGATCCTCTCGGCTCATAGGGACAACTACGAGATCATCAAAATCCTCCTGGATCGTGGCTCGACCCTACCAATGCCGCATGACGTTCGTTGTGG ATGCGACGAATGTGTGACGTCCAGGATGGAGGATTCCCTGAGGCATTCGAGAAGCCGAATAAACGCTTACCGTGCCCTGGCATCGCCCTCTCTGATAGCTCTGTCCTCGAAGGATCCCATTCTGACGGCCTTTGAACTCTCTTGGGAACTTCGTCGACTTTCCTTTCTCGAGCACGAGTTCAAGTGCGAGTATCAG GAGCTCAGGAGGCAATGTCAGGACTTCGCGACGGCTTTGCTCGACCATACAAGAAGTTCCTACGAGCTCGAGGTCCTACTCAATCATGATCCAAAAGGACCTGCGTTCGAGCACGGCGAGAGAATGCATTTGAATCGTTTGAAATTAGCGATAAAGCTTAGACAAAAGAag TTCGTGGCGCATCCAAACGTGCAGCAACTACTAGCATCGATTTGGTACGAGGGTCTTCCCGGTTTCCGTAGAAAGAACATGCTTCTTCAAGCTATGGAAATCGTCAGGATCGGCTTACTCTTCCCACTATTCAGCGTGGCATACATCATAGCGCCTCACAGCACCGTCGGTCAAACTATGAGGAAACCATTCATCAAGTTCATCTGTCACTCGGCATCATACTTCACTtttctat TTATGTTAATTCTAGCAAGTCAGAGGATAGAAAGCGTAATCGGTAATTGGATGGGGCACAGCGTTGTTGAGCACGATCCTGTACCAACCAAAAGGGGTGCTGCACCAACCATCGTCGAGTg GTTCATACTGGCTTGGGTCTCCGGTTTGATATGGTCAGAGGTGAAACAACTTTGGGATGTGGGTTTGAAGGAATACGTGAACGATATGTGGAACGTGATCGATTTTGTGACGAACTCTTTGTACGTCGCTACGGTAGCTCTCAGAGTCGTCGCGTATTATAgggtacaaaaagaaaacgaagggcAGCAGCCAGGTTTTCAGGTGGAATTGCAACGTGAGCAATGGGACACTTGGGACCCTATGCTTATATCGGAAGGCTTGTTCTCAGCCGCCAACATATTTAG TTCTTTAAAACTCGTCTATATATTCTCCGTGAATCCTCATCTCGGCCCTCTTCAGGTTTCTTTATCAAGGATGGTTATGGATATCatgaaattcttctttctttacgtcCTAGTattgtttgctttttcttgCG GTTTGAATCAACTTTTATGGTATTATGCtgatatggaaaaaaagaggtgCCCAACAGCGATGCCGTATCCAATGAACGTCAACATTACGACGGATTCAAATGCTTGCATCGTTTGGCGACGATTCGCCAA TTTATTCGAGACCACTCAAACGCTTTTCTGGGCTGTCTTCGGATTGGTAGATCTCGAAAGTTTCGAACTGGATGGTATTAAAGTGTTTACGAGATTTTGGGGTATGTTAATGTTCGGCACCTACTCGGTAATCAATATCGTCGTCCTTCTCAATCTTCTAATCGCCATGATGAATCATTCCTATCAGTTAATTTCC GAACGGGCTGACGTCGAATGGAAGTTCGCCAGAAGCAAACTTTGGATCAGCTATTTTGAGGAAGGTGGGACCGTTCCACCACCGTTCAATATCATTCCTACACCAAAGAGCGCTTGGTACGTCGGGTTGTGGATTTATCGGAAACTCTGTGGTCATAGTAGAGCCGCCAAAAAGGAACACATGCGAACGATCAGG AGAAAAGCGAAGCAAGCCTCGCAGCGTGATTTTCGTTACCAGAGTATAATGAGAAATTTGGTTAGACGATACGTCACCGTTGAACAACGAAAGGCCGAGAACGAAGGTGTCACCGAGGATGACGTCAACGAGATAAAACAGGACATTAGCGCGTTTCGTTGTGAAATCATCGAGATCCTTAAAAATTCTGGAATGAACACGTCGACGGCGAGTGGTTCCGGAACTG GTGCGGGAGGTAAGAAGAACCGGCAGAAGGAGCGGCGCTTGATGAAGGGATTTAATATAGCCCCTCAACCTGGTAGTAGCTCTACTCTGTTAGAACCGGTCGCGGAACTAATTGCCTCTTGGAAGGAGGTACAACACGAGAACTCTCATCATGAGATCTTTGGTTCGACGCGAAGCGAGATATTTGGTTTGGGGACGATGCCGAAGAAGAGTTTACATCATAGCAACGCTTGTAGGCAAACTCGCGGAGCTAGAAGTagctcgaagaagaaacgttggGACACTCTGATCGAAGCTGCTAAGGCCCACAAAGTCTCGAAGAAATTTATCA GTAGATCTCGGTCCGAGGATTCCGTTTATTCACCGGCATCCGAAGATGGTGGCACGAGATCGGAAGGTTCAACCGATTCAAAATCTTCTTTGGAAATTCACGGTAGTCACGATGTTCAGAGTCACCATCCTCATCACAGTCATCATTCCCATCATACGGAAAGTCATCACTCTTTTGGCCGTCTCGGTCTAGTATCTGCTTTgacgaaaaaacgaaaaaagttcTCGGCCTCGAGAGCTTCGACCCCAGCGATGACGAGCACCAATTCAAATCCAATGGAAAGTACGACGCAGCCTATAGCTTCGATTCTTTTATCTAAAGTCTCGAAGAAACAGTTGCAACGTGCTAGCAGCGTACCTACCAGAGGTCCGGAACTTGGCTCGCAAACGATACCCACGCGTCGACACGAAGTCACACAGAGTCAACAGCCGAGTTTGGATACCGCCGAGATCGTCAGTGTTACCGAGCAACAAA GAGTCGTTAGTGCTGTTCCATTGACACCATCGACCACGGAGGAGAGCGTTATTGCTAGCGGAGCGATTTCAATGACGGTAAAGACAAATGGTTCGGCAACACAACTTCAACGACTTCCTGGCATCGAGCCGATCTCTGGACACGATGTATCAGCTGGTTGGCTCTGA
- the LOC122629259 gene encoding transient receptor potential-gamma protein isoform X1, with the protein MTGTYRRSVSTESACEDEEHIARGGRTPGENDFDEEGGDGTGTGTTFHLRMATNTSRAQLSGAGGGFLRGAGQQHVNFDPEAPPLPPLDTTQQTTSLLERPDADKKVKRHSIHGMMEEENVVRPHQEMTSLSMQEKKYLLAVERGDVASVRRMLQSAQESDLNINCVDPLGRSALLMAIDNENLEMVEWLIEHKVDTKDALLHAISEEFVEAVEVLLDHEELYHKDGDPHSWEALPPDTATFTPDITPLILSAHRDNYEIIKILLDRGSTLPMPHDVRCGCDECVTSRMEDSLRHSRSRINAYRALASPSLIALSSKDPILTAFELSWELRRLSFLEHEFKCEYQELRRQCQDFATALLDHTRSSYELEVLLNHDPKGPAFEHGERMHLNRLKLAIKLRQKKFVAHPNVQQLLASIWYEGLPGFRRKNMLLQAMEIVRIGLLFPLFSVAYIIAPHSTVGQTMRKPFIKFICHSASYFTFLFMLILASQRIESVIGNWMGHSVVEHDPVPTKRGAAPTIVEWFILAWVSGLIWSEVKQLWDVGLKEYVNDMWNVIDFVTNSLYVATVALRVVAYYRVQKENEGQQPGFQVELQREQWDTWDPMLISEGLFSAANIFSSLKLVYIFSVNPHLGPLQVSLSRMVMDIMKFFFLYVLVLFAFSCGLNQLLWYYADMEKKRCPTAMPYPMNVNITTDSNACIVWRRFANLFETTQTLFWAVFGLVDLESFELDGIKVFTRFWGMLMFGTYSVINIVVLLNLLIAMMNHSYQLISERADVEWKFARSKLWISYFEEGGTVPPPFNIIPTPKSAWYVGLWIYRKLCGHSRAAKKEHMRTIRVKICTIYHIDVGSLQRESSGRIIERKAKQASQRDFRYQSIMRNLVRRYVTVEQRKAENEGVTEDDVNEIKQDISAFRCEIIEILKNSGMNTSTASGSGTDGSLKELSIGAGGKKNRQKERRLMKGFNIAPQPGSSSTLLEPVAELIASWKEVQHENSHHEIFGSTRSEIFGLGTMPKKSLHHSNACRQTRGARSSSKKKRWDTLIEAAKAHKVSKKFISRSRSEDSVYSPASEDGGTRSEGSTDSKSSLEIHGSHDVQSHHPHHSHHSHHTESHHSFGRLGLVSALTKKRKKFSASRASTPAMTSTNSNPMESTTQPIASILLSKVSKKQLQRASSVPTRGPELGSQTIPTRRHEVTQSQQPSLDTAEIVSVTEQQRVVSAVPLTPSTTEESVIASGAISMTVKTNGSATQLQRLPGIEPISGHDVSAGWL; encoded by the exons AGGCACAGTATCCATGGAATGATGGAAGAGGAAAACGTGGTGAGACCTCACCAGGAAATGACGAGCCTTTCTatgcaagagaaaaaatatttgcttgCAGTCGAGCGAGGCGATGTGGCATCGGTAAGAAG AATGCTTCAAAGCGCACAAGAGAGCGACTTGAACATCAATTGCGTGGATCCTTTAGGAAGATCAGCACTCTTGATGGCAATCGACAATGAGAATCTCGAAATGGTGGAATGGTTGATCGAGCACAAAGTCGACACGAAGGATGCCTTACTTCATGCGATTTCGGAGGAATTTGTCGAGGCTGTCGAAGTTCTTCTCGATCATGAAGAACTTTATCATAAGGATGGTGATCCTCAC AGCTGGGAAGCTCTACCGCCGGATACCGCAACGTTCACGCCGGATATCACGCCGTTGATCCTCTCGGCTCATAGGGACAACTACGAGATCATCAAAATCCTCCTGGATCGTGGCTCGACCCTACCAATGCCGCATGACGTTCGTTGTGG ATGCGACGAATGTGTGACGTCCAGGATGGAGGATTCCCTGAGGCATTCGAGAAGCCGAATAAACGCTTACCGTGCCCTGGCATCGCCCTCTCTGATAGCTCTGTCCTCGAAGGATCCCATTCTGACGGCCTTTGAACTCTCTTGGGAACTTCGTCGACTTTCCTTTCTCGAGCACGAGTTCAAGTGCGAGTATCAG GAGCTCAGGAGGCAATGTCAGGACTTCGCGACGGCTTTGCTCGACCATACAAGAAGTTCCTACGAGCTCGAGGTCCTACTCAATCATGATCCAAAAGGACCTGCGTTCGAGCACGGCGAGAGAATGCATTTGAATCGTTTGAAATTAGCGATAAAGCTTAGACAAAAGAag TTCGTGGCGCATCCAAACGTGCAGCAACTACTAGCATCGATTTGGTACGAGGGTCTTCCCGGTTTCCGTAGAAAGAACATGCTTCTTCAAGCTATGGAAATCGTCAGGATCGGCTTACTCTTCCCACTATTCAGCGTGGCATACATCATAGCGCCTCACAGCACCGTCGGTCAAACTATGAGGAAACCATTCATCAAGTTCATCTGTCACTCGGCATCATACTTCACTtttctat TTATGTTAATTCTAGCAAGTCAGAGGATAGAAAGCGTAATCGGTAATTGGATGGGGCACAGCGTTGTTGAGCACGATCCTGTACCAACCAAAAGGGGTGCTGCACCAACCATCGTCGAGTg GTTCATACTGGCTTGGGTCTCCGGTTTGATATGGTCAGAGGTGAAACAACTTTGGGATGTGGGTTTGAAGGAATACGTGAACGATATGTGGAACGTGATCGATTTTGTGACGAACTCTTTGTACGTCGCTACGGTAGCTCTCAGAGTCGTCGCGTATTATAgggtacaaaaagaaaacgaagggcAGCAGCCAGGTTTTCAGGTGGAATTGCAACGTGAGCAATGGGACACTTGGGACCCTATGCTTATATCGGAAGGCTTGTTCTCAGCCGCCAACATATTTAG TTCTTTAAAACTCGTCTATATATTCTCCGTGAATCCTCATCTCGGCCCTCTTCAGGTTTCTTTATCAAGGATGGTTATGGATATCatgaaattcttctttctttacgtcCTAGTattgtttgctttttcttgCG GTTTGAATCAACTTTTATGGTATTATGCtgatatggaaaaaaagaggtgCCCAACAGCGATGCCGTATCCAATGAACGTCAACATTACGACGGATTCAAATGCTTGCATCGTTTGGCGACGATTCGCCAA TTTATTCGAGACCACTCAAACGCTTTTCTGGGCTGTCTTCGGATTGGTAGATCTCGAAAGTTTCGAACTGGATGGTATTAAAGTGTTTACGAGATTTTGGGGTATGTTAATGTTCGGCACCTACTCGGTAATCAATATCGTCGTCCTTCTCAATCTTCTAATCGCCATGATGAATCATTCCTATCAGTTAATTTCC GAACGGGCTGACGTCGAATGGAAGTTCGCCAGAAGCAAACTTTGGATCAGCTATTTTGAGGAAGGTGGGACCGTTCCACCACCGTTCAATATCATTCCTACACCAAAGAGCGCTTGGTACGTCGGGTTGTGGATTTATCGGAAACTCTGTGGTCATAGTAGAGCCGCCAAAAAGGAACACATGCGAACGATCAGGGTAAAAATTTGTACTATATACCATATCGACGTAGGATCTCTTCAAAGGGAGTCGTCGGGTCGCATTATCGAG AGAAAAGCGAAGCAAGCCTCGCAGCGTGATTTTCGTTACCAGAGTATAATGAGAAATTTGGTTAGACGATACGTCACCGTTGAACAACGAAAGGCCGAGAACGAAGGTGTCACCGAGGATGACGTCAACGAGATAAAACAGGACATTAGCGCGTTTCGTTGTGAAATCATCGAGATCCTTAAAAATTCTGGAATGAACACGTCGACGGCGAGTGGTTCCGGAACTG ACGGTAGCCTTAAAGAGCTGTCCATAGGTGCGGGAGGTAAGAAGAACCGGCAGAAGGAGCGGCGCTTGATGAAGGGATTTAATATAGCCCCTCAACCTGGTAGTAGCTCTACTCTGTTAGAACCGGTCGCGGAACTAATTGCCTCTTGGAAGGAGGTACAACACGAGAACTCTCATCATGAGATCTTTGGTTCGACGCGAAGCGAGATATTTGGTTTGGGGACGATGCCGAAGAAGAGTTTACATCATAGCAACGCTTGTAGGCAAACTCGCGGAGCTAGAAGTagctcgaagaagaaacgttggGACACTCTGATCGAAGCTGCTAAGGCCCACAAAGTCTCGAAGAAATTTATCA GTAGATCTCGGTCCGAGGATTCCGTTTATTCACCGGCATCCGAAGATGGTGGCACGAGATCGGAAGGTTCAACCGATTCAAAATCTTCTTTGGAAATTCACGGTAGTCACGATGTTCAGAGTCACCATCCTCATCACAGTCATCATTCCCATCATACGGAAAGTCATCACTCTTTTGGCCGTCTCGGTCTAGTATCTGCTTTgacgaaaaaacgaaaaaagttcTCGGCCTCGAGAGCTTCGACCCCAGCGATGACGAGCACCAATTCAAATCCAATGGAAAGTACGACGCAGCCTATAGCTTCGATTCTTTTATCTAAAGTCTCGAAGAAACAGTTGCAACGTGCTAGCAGCGTACCTACCAGAGGTCCGGAACTTGGCTCGCAAACGATACCCACGCGTCGACACGAAGTCACACAGAGTCAACAGCCGAGTTTGGATACCGCCGAGATCGTCAGTGTTACCGAGCAACAAA GAGTCGTTAGTGCTGTTCCATTGACACCATCGACCACGGAGGAGAGCGTTATTGCTAGCGGAGCGATTTCAATGACGGTAAAGACAAATGGTTCGGCAACACAACTTCAACGACTTCCTGGCATCGAGCCGATCTCTGGACACGATGTATCAGCTGGTTGGCTCTGA